One Solibacillus sp. R5-41 DNA segment encodes these proteins:
- a CDS encoding cation-translocating P-type ATPase — MVAYHKQTTDEVMKKLNVSNQGLYNYDVLKRQEVNGYNQLIEGKRTSTLAVFFGQFKDLLVIILMVAAVISFLLGEVESTIVILVVIILNAILGTVQHVKAEQSLDKLKALASSVAKVMRNKQIIEIPSKDIVVGDLLYLDAGDYINADGRLLASYNLHVNESSLTGESLAVAKNTDPIRKDRITTGDKKNMVFTGGFVTNGRGIVIVTAIGMDTEIGKIANLMDTAKEKKTPLQVSLDQFGEKLALGITLICLGIFLIDLFRGRALGDSFMFAVSLAVAAIPEALSSIVTIVLAFGTQKMAKENAIIRKLYAVESLGSVSVICSDKTGTLTENKMIALQVYVDQRVVPYDQLHTENKVEKNLLLKAVLCNDALERDEKEIGDPTEIALVKLGKHYGFDELRVRNRYPRIAEIPFNSDRKLMSTVNHFEQKNILITKGALDVLLNRIVKIETSNGTLPMTDEQRKKIEAINRGFSMNGLRVLAIAYKEVRANQIIDERIEQDLIFVGLIAMMDPPRKETKEAVESCINAGIKPVMITGDHKLTATAIAKEIGLLNDPSEAIEGHDIEGLTDEQLQELVENISVYARVTPEQKIRIVKAWQEKGNVVAMTGDGVNDGPALKQANIGVAMGMTGTEVAKDASAMILTDDNFSTIVKAISNGRSLYTNIKNAILFLLSGNAGAIFVVLYATILGLSVPFAPVHLLFINLLTDSLPAIAIGLEPHNKNAMKDKPRNIHTPLLNKAFTTQVILEGLLIAIATIIAFEVGLATGDTLTASTMAFATLCLSRLVHGFNSRSKESIFTIGLFSNIYTWVAFLLGVLSLHVVLFIPSLTGVFEVATLNSAQLSLIYCLSVMPFFVNQWYKLLFVRSK; from the coding sequence ATGGTCGCATATCATAAACAAACAACAGATGAAGTCATGAAGAAATTGAACGTGTCCAATCAAGGTTTGTATAATTATGACGTCCTCAAAAGGCAAGAAGTAAACGGTTATAATCAATTGATTGAAGGAAAAAGGACAAGTACGCTGGCCGTTTTCTTTGGACAGTTTAAAGATTTATTAGTCATTATTTTAATGGTTGCCGCTGTTATTTCATTTCTATTAGGTGAAGTAGAAAGTACGATTGTTATACTCGTAGTCATTATTTTAAATGCCATCCTTGGCACAGTGCAGCATGTGAAGGCAGAACAGTCATTGGACAAGCTAAAGGCGTTGGCCTCCTCCGTCGCTAAAGTGATGCGAAACAAACAAATTATCGAAATTCCTTCAAAAGATATCGTAGTTGGAGATTTGCTTTATTTGGATGCTGGTGATTACATCAACGCAGATGGTCGATTATTAGCAAGCTATAATTTGCACGTTAATGAAAGTTCCTTAACAGGTGAATCATTAGCAGTCGCGAAAAATACGGATCCGATCAGGAAAGACCGCATCACAACTGGGGATAAAAAAAATATGGTATTCACGGGCGGCTTCGTTACAAATGGGCGCGGCATAGTTATTGTGACCGCGATTGGCATGGATACGGAAATCGGCAAAATAGCCAATTTAATGGATACAGCGAAGGAAAAGAAAACCCCTCTTCAAGTAAGTCTCGATCAGTTTGGGGAAAAATTAGCTTTAGGCATTACGCTCATCTGTTTAGGCATTTTCCTCATTGACCTATTTCGAGGACGTGCATTAGGAGATTCGTTCATGTTTGCCGTTTCACTTGCGGTAGCAGCCATTCCAGAAGCATTAAGTTCAATTGTTACGATTGTGTTAGCCTTTGGTACTCAAAAAATGGCGAAGGAAAATGCCATTATCCGTAAACTCTATGCGGTTGAAAGTTTGGGCAGTGTATCGGTTATTTGTTCCGACAAAACAGGCACATTAACGGAAAATAAAATGATTGCGCTACAAGTATATGTTGATCAAAGAGTCGTTCCATATGATCAACTACATACAGAAAATAAGGTGGAAAAAAATCTACTTTTAAAAGCCGTTTTATGTAATGATGCGTTGGAAAGAGATGAAAAAGAAATTGGTGATCCGACTGAAATTGCTCTTGTGAAATTAGGCAAGCACTACGGTTTCGATGAATTACGTGTCAGAAATCGCTACCCAAGAATAGCCGAAATACCTTTTAATTCAGATAGGAAGCTCATGAGTACCGTAAATCACTTTGAACAGAAAAATATCCTCATTACAAAAGGTGCTTTAGATGTTCTACTCAATCGAATTGTGAAAATCGAGACGTCAAACGGTACACTTCCAATGACAGATGAACAGCGTAAAAAAATCGAAGCCATCAATCGCGGCTTTTCAATGAATGGGCTCCGAGTGCTCGCGATTGCATACAAAGAAGTGAGAGCCAATCAAATAATCGACGAAAGAATCGAACAGGATTTAATTTTCGTCGGATTAATTGCGATGATGGACCCTCCGAGAAAAGAGACGAAAGAAGCGGTTGAAAGCTGTATCAATGCTGGGATAAAGCCTGTCATGATTACAGGTGATCATAAATTAACCGCGACTGCGATTGCAAAAGAAATTGGGCTATTAAATGATCCTTCAGAAGCCATTGAAGGACATGATATTGAAGGGTTAACTGATGAACAACTACAAGAGTTGGTTGAAAATATTTCTGTCTATGCCCGCGTAACACCGGAGCAAAAAATCCGTATTGTAAAAGCTTGGCAAGAAAAAGGAAATGTCGTGGCGATGACGGGTGATGGTGTCAATGATGGCCCTGCCTTAAAGCAAGCGAATATCGGTGTAGCCATGGGTATGACCGGTACCGAGGTAGCAAAAGATGCATCTGCCATGATTTTAACCGATGATAATTTTTCAACGATTGTCAAAGCGATTTCGAACGGCAGAAGTCTTTATACGAATATTAAAAACGCGATTTTATTCTTACTATCCGGGAATGCGGGTGCGATTTTTGTTGTGTTATATGCAACGATACTAGGTTTATCCGTTCCCTTTGCACCCGTTCATCTGCTATTTATTAACCTACTTACGGATAGCTTGCCTGCCATTGCAATCGGTTTAGAGCCGCATAATAAAAATGCGATGAAGGACAAGCCAAGAAATATTCACACACCATTATTAAATAAAGCATTTACGACACAAGTCATTCTCGAGGGGCTACTAATTGCGATTGCAACCATTATTGCTTTCGAAGTGGGCTTAGCAACGGGCGATACCCTAACAGCAAGTACAATGGCCTTTGCAACCTTATGCTTGTCACGACTTGTCCATGGCTTCAACTCTCGGTCGAAAGAATCTATTTTCACAATTGGGCTATTCTCGAATATTTATACGTGGGTTGCATTTTTACTCGGTGTATTAAGTTTACATGTCGTATTATTTATTCCATCGCTTACCGGTGTGTTTGAAGTCGCTACATTAAATTCAGCACAATTAAGTCTGATTTATTGCTTGTCTGTCATGCCATTTTTCGTTAATCAATGGTATAAGCTGCTGTTCGTTCGGAGTAAATAA
- a CDS encoding aromatic acid exporter family protein, with amino-acid sequence MKRFSIGYRTLKTAFGAAVAIAIAQYLDLQFFTAAGILTILCVQPTKKKSVRAVYTRIIASFTGMLYAFVFFETFGYSPAVLGVVLLLFIPTIVSFRVAEGFVSSAVILMHLFSTANFTVDLLVNELSLMAIGFGMGLIVNMYMPDIEPELNFHRLKIEKIYKKILSEIAGYLRNGDTMWDGKELIEAANVLNAAKALAFKDVENHLTRKENFYYVYFDMREKQLEIIERVLPKITALPVMTVQAPLIAAFLEELSENVHSGNTASHYREKLEIVKVEFAKMPLPQDHETFLAMAAMYQFIEEMDEYLVIKQSFKVRK; translated from the coding sequence ATGAAAAGATTTTCAATCGGCTATCGTACACTAAAAACGGCGTTCGGTGCTGCTGTTGCGATCGCAATCGCCCAGTATTTAGATTTGCAATTTTTTACAGCTGCGGGTATTTTAACAATTCTATGTGTTCAGCCGACGAAGAAAAAGTCCGTTCGCGCTGTGTACACACGGATTATTGCGAGTTTTACAGGCATGCTTTATGCGTTCGTATTTTTTGAAACATTCGGTTATTCACCGGCAGTATTAGGCGTTGTCTTGCTTTTATTTATCCCTACAATTGTGTCGTTTCGTGTGGCAGAAGGGTTTGTATCGAGTGCGGTTATTTTAATGCATCTTTTTTCAACAGCGAATTTTACTGTGGATTTACTTGTCAATGAACTTTCTCTAATGGCTATTGGGTTTGGAATGGGGCTCATTGTCAATATGTATATGCCTGATATCGAACCAGAACTTAATTTTCATCGTCTGAAAATTGAAAAGATTTATAAAAAAATACTATCTGAGATCGCGGGCTATTTACGAAACGGTGATACGATGTGGGATGGTAAGGAGCTTATTGAAGCAGCAAACGTGTTAAATGCGGCAAAAGCGTTGGCGTTTAAAGACGTCGAAAACCATTTAACGCGGAAGGAAAACTTTTATTATGTTTACTTTGACATGCGAGAAAAACAGCTCGAGATTATTGAGCGTGTGCTACCTAAAATTACAGCGCTCCCAGTCATGACAGTTCAAGCTCCGTTAATCGCTGCCTTTTTAGAAGAGTTAAGTGAAAATGTTCACTCGGGCAATACGGCAAGTCATTATCGAGAGAAATTAGAAATTGTGAAAGTGGAGTTTGCGAAAATGCCCTTGCCGCAAGATCATGAAACCTTCTTAGCAATGGCCGCGATGTATCAATTTATTGAGGAAATGGATGAGTATTTAGTCATTAAGCAGTCATTTAAAGTAAGGAAATAA
- a CDS encoding DUF3139 domain-containing protein, with protein MKKGLMLAFAAIAIIFGIMFSMINVLNSSEPEYDPVIIRSTEEQVKGFLVQEKAYSENEIQKIESKKKAKTSDDSASGYEVEVIFSDEPKAIYYYQVDTDKVEQIGITGSAIKHREIK; from the coding sequence ATGAAAAAAGGATTGATGCTGGCCTTTGCAGCAATTGCTATTATATTTGGAATAATGTTTAGTATGATAAATGTCTTAAACTCTTCTGAACCGGAGTATGATCCTGTGATAATTCGTTCTACGGAAGAACAGGTCAAGGGATTTTTGGTGCAAGAAAAGGCCTATTCTGAAAATGAAATACAAAAGATTGAATCTAAAAAGAAGGCAAAAACTTCGGATGACTCTGCATCAGGGTATGAGGTAGAGGTGATATTTTCGGATGAGCCAAAAGCAATCTATTATTATCAAGTAGATACAGATAAAGTGGAACAAATAGGAATCACTGGGTCAGCAATTAAGCATAGGGAAATTAAATGA
- a CDS encoding acyl-CoA carboxylase subunit beta produces the protein MTITLDMFDKINDLYDRKQLIELGGGDARIEKQHEKGKKTARERITLLLDEGTFVEINPFITHRTVDFGMEKLEGPGDGVVTGFGKINGRNVYLFAQDFTVFGGALGEMHAKKIATVMDLAAKNGTPFIGINDSGGARIQEGVLSLDGYGHIFYRNSIYSGVIPQISVIMGPCAGGAVYSPAITDFILMVDKTSQMFITGPKVIETVTGEKISAEGLGGSKVHNAVSGNAHFRAEDEDAAIAQIQQLLSYLPQNNKEKAPKQAAPEGDNYRSELVDVVPIDQTKSYDVRKVVEQVVDEGTFMEVQKEFAKNIVVGFARIAGESVGLVCNQPKFLAGGLDIDSSDKLARFVRTCDAFNVPVITFEDVSGFFPGVKQEHGGIIRHGAKILYAYSEATVPKITVILRKAYGGAYVALNSKSIGADLVFAWPNAEIAVMGAAGAANIIHAGEIAKSADPEATRAAKIEEYKEKFANPYVAASRGMVDDVIDPRETRIKLIQALDMLSTKQEDRPYKKHGNIPL, from the coding sequence ATGACAATTACACTAGATATGTTCGATAAAATTAACGACCTTTACGACCGTAAACAATTAATTGAATTAGGTGGCGGTGATGCCCGCATTGAAAAGCAACACGAAAAAGGCAAAAAGACTGCTCGTGAACGTATTACATTGCTTTTAGATGAAGGCACATTTGTTGAAATTAACCCATTCATTACACACCGTACAGTAGACTTCGGCATGGAAAAATTAGAAGGACCTGGCGATGGAGTTGTGACAGGCTTCGGTAAAATTAACGGCCGTAACGTGTACTTATTTGCACAAGATTTCACTGTATTTGGGGGAGCACTTGGTGAAATGCATGCGAAAAAAATCGCAACAGTAATGGATTTAGCCGCGAAAAACGGTACACCCTTTATCGGCATTAATGATTCAGGCGGTGCGCGTATTCAAGAAGGCGTATTATCACTAGATGGTTACGGTCATATTTTCTACCGTAACTCGATTTATTCTGGTGTAATTCCACAAATTTCAGTAATCATGGGACCATGTGCGGGTGGTGCGGTTTATTCTCCAGCGATCACAGACTTTATTTTAATGGTTGATAAAACGTCACAAATGTTCATTACAGGTCCTAAAGTTATCGAAACAGTAACTGGTGAGAAAATTTCAGCTGAAGGTTTAGGTGGTTCAAAAGTACACAATGCAGTATCAGGTAACGCACACTTCCGCGCAGAAGATGAAGATGCAGCGATTGCTCAAATTCAGCAATTACTTTCTTATTTACCACAAAACAATAAAGAGAAAGCACCAAAACAAGCTGCTCCAGAAGGTGATAACTACCGATCTGAGCTTGTAGACGTTGTACCAATTGACCAAACGAAATCATATGATGTACGTAAAGTGGTAGAGCAAGTTGTCGACGAAGGTACATTTATGGAAGTGCAAAAAGAATTCGCGAAAAACATCGTTGTTGGTTTCGCTCGTATCGCGGGTGAATCAGTTGGTTTAGTATGTAACCAACCAAAATTCCTAGCAGGTGGTTTAGATATCGATTCATCTGACAAATTAGCGCGTTTCGTACGTACTTGTGACGCATTCAACGTTCCTGTTATTACATTTGAAGACGTATCTGGTTTCTTCCCAGGTGTTAAACAAGAACATGGTGGTATTATCCGCCACGGTGCGAAAATCCTTTATGCATATTCAGAAGCAACTGTACCTAAAATTACGGTTATTCTTCGTAAAGCTTACGGTGGTGCATATGTAGCATTAAACTCAAAATCAATTGGTGCTGACTTAGTATTTGCTTGGCCAAACGCTGAAATCGCAGTAATGGGCGCAGCAGGTGCAGCAAACATTATCCATGCAGGTGAAATCGCAAAATCTGCGGATCCAGAAGCAACACGTGCAGCGAAAATTGAAGAATACAAAGAGAAGTTCGCAAACCCATACGTAGCAGCTTCACGCGGTATGGTAGATGATGTTATTGATCCACGCGAAACTCGTATTAAATTAATTCAAGCATTAGATATGCTATCAACAAAACAAGAAGACCGTCCGTACAAAAAACACGGAAATATTCCACTATAA
- a CDS encoding TlpA disulfide reductase family protein, which yields MDYLSIGSINVPYSWLAFLGAVFISEWMTKKNKDTQLDAYLFLYVVIWKLSYVVFYFDAFVKAPLSVLYFDGGMKGHYLAIFIAVLQLIRKRHTLQLDALWQGFILFIASYHVIFGLLQQNWLVVILAVIALIVIFKNSHVATFFVSLLVFIQYPLQEIWPAIFIAFLILVVVLGRTKQLQQTFAIAVIAFLMGMTLYSPQQNIEATTAMKRIELTATAGDSRTLHNPQKQLTIVNFFATWCPPCKAEMPHLQAFQENLPETVELVGVNLAARDDGEQALQNFLTKYNVTYPILVDEDDQAGKGFGIISIPTTVILNAEGQELHRIVGPLSEATLQQLVERYMQ from the coding sequence ATGGATTATTTATCGATTGGCTCTATCAATGTTCCGTATAGTTGGCTCGCATTTTTGGGCGCCGTCTTTATTTCAGAATGGATGACCAAAAAGAACAAAGATACGCAATTGGATGCGTACCTTTTTTTATACGTCGTCATTTGGAAGCTTAGCTATGTCGTTTTTTACTTTGATGCCTTTGTCAAAGCGCCGTTATCCGTCCTTTATTTTGATGGGGGGATGAAAGGGCATTATTTAGCTATTTTCATTGCGGTGCTTCAGCTTATCCGCAAACGACATACGCTTCAATTAGATGCATTATGGCAAGGGTTTATCCTTTTTATCGCAAGCTACCACGTCATTTTTGGATTGTTGCAGCAAAATTGGCTAGTCGTTATTTTGGCGGTCATTGCACTCATTGTTATTTTCAAAAATAGCCATGTTGCCACGTTTTTTGTGAGCCTGCTCGTATTTATCCAGTATCCGCTTCAGGAGATTTGGCCGGCGATTTTTATTGCGTTCCTCATTTTGGTCGTTGTACTTGGTCGCACTAAGCAGCTGCAGCAAACTTTCGCGATTGCAGTGATTGCGTTTTTAATGGGCATGACGCTGTATTCACCGCAGCAAAACATTGAAGCAACCACTGCAATGAAGAGAATTGAGTTAACGGCAACAGCAGGGGATAGTCGAACATTACACAATCCACAAAAACAACTGACAATTGTCAATTTCTTCGCGACGTGGTGTCCACCGTGTAAGGCGGAAATGCCGCATTTACAAGCATTTCAAGAGAATCTTCCAGAAACAGTCGAGCTCGTGGGCGTTAATTTAGCCGCTCGAGATGATGGGGAGCAAGCGTTACAAAATTTCTTGACGAAATATAACGTAACGTATCCGATTTTAGTGGATGAGGATGATCAAGCTGGGAAAGGATTTGGTATTATTTCCATTCCGACAACGGTTATTTTGAATGCGGAAGGACAGGAGTTACACCGGATTGTCGGACCTTTGAGTGAGGCTACATTACAGCAGCTCGTTGAACGGTATATGCAGTAA
- the prli42 gene encoding stressosome-associated protein Prli42, protein MSNKKFQKIVVYSMVIIMLISTVAMGVAAIM, encoded by the coding sequence ATGAGTAACAAAAAATTTCAAAAAATAGTCGTTTATTCAATGGTTATCATTATGTTAATTTCAACAGTTGCAATGGGCGTTGCCGCAATTATGTAA
- a CDS encoding VOC family protein, whose translation MKVDHLVVNVDSFVQEDESFIKKVHSLGLPYEPKWGKGTKGFKVSNIWIGNEYFELIKIKSKDGGGWIESWTEDYHSGHRGLIGFALEVDDIEATYQKLIRQNIQVSTPEPLKFKWFFKLLNKTMPWKNSYLPKFEGMPFQFFLQQLNDEKSKAFMQKYMVPNSREKNINGILEVKIYGTLTDKDKNIIKVLFQDYIIKDSTITVSLGRQIISFVESKKHSVEVLLDCENEEKSTKQIEIGNILIKNN comes from the coding sequence TTGAAGGTTGACCATTTAGTTGTAAATGTTGATAGTTTTGTACAAGAAGATGAAAGTTTTATTAAGAAAGTTCACTCTTTAGGTCTTCCATATGAACCGAAATGGGGAAAGGGTACAAAAGGATTTAAAGTATCGAACATTTGGATTGGGAATGAATACTTTGAATTGATTAAAATCAAATCAAAAGATGGTGGGGGTTGGATAGAAAGTTGGACTGAGGACTATCATAGTGGGCATAGGGGACTTATTGGTTTTGCACTAGAAGTAGATGATATTGAAGCAACCTATCAGAAGCTTATTAGACAGAACATTCAAGTATCCACGCCAGAACCTTTAAAATTCAAATGGTTCTTTAAACTACTAAATAAGACAATGCCATGGAAAAATTCATATTTACCTAAATTTGAAGGAATGCCTTTTCAATTTTTCTTACAACAGCTTAATGATGAAAAAAGTAAAGCATTTATGCAAAAATATATGGTACCGAATAGTAGAGAAAAGAATATTAATGGCATATTAGAAGTAAAGATATATGGCACATTGACAGATAAAGACAAAAATATAATAAAAGTACTTTTTCAAGATTATATAATAAAAGATAGTACAATCACTGTTTCTCTTGGTAGACAAATTATTTCTTTTGTGGAATCCAAAAAACATTCAGTTGAAGTATTATTGGACTGTGAGAATGAAGAAAAATCAACTAAACAAATTGAGATAGGAAACATACTAATTAAAAATAATTAA
- the mce gene encoding methylmalonyl-CoA epimerase: MEKVDHIGIAVRNIDERITYYTNTLGLKLLKVEEVESQQVKVAFIDAGNVKIELLEPMSEKSAIHGFLEKRGEGIHHVAFGVTGIRERMAELREKGVRLLSDEPGPGAGGAEVAFLHPKDSYGVLYELCDKSGKGDNK; the protein is encoded by the coding sequence GTGGAAAAAGTTGATCATATTGGTATAGCTGTTCGTAATATTGACGAACGGATTACATATTACACAAATACATTAGGTTTAAAATTATTAAAAGTAGAAGAAGTAGAATCACAACAAGTAAAAGTGGCTTTCATTGATGCTGGCAATGTGAAAATCGAATTGCTAGAGCCAATGAGCGAAAAAAGTGCGATTCATGGCTTTTTAGAAAAACGCGGCGAAGGAATTCACCATGTTGCATTTGGCGTTACAGGTATCCGCGAGCGCATGGCGGAACTTCGTGAAAAAGGCGTTCGATTACTTTCGGACGAGCCAGGACCAGGTGCTGGTGGAGCTGAAGTAGCGTTTTTACATCCGAAAGATTCTTACGGTGTGCTTTACGAATTATGTGATAAAAGTGGAAAAGGGGATAACAAATAA
- a CDS encoding BrxA/BrxB family bacilliredoxin yields MNMDYDLFMQQITTTARAEMEAAGYEQLRTPEEVENAFARKGTTLVMVNSVCGCAGGIARPAATHSVHYDKRPDHLVTVFAGQDKEATNAARYLFGEDHIPSSPSFVLLKDGQVVAEVGRYEIEGHDPMSVVTNLQGNFEEYCEEL; encoded by the coding sequence ATGAATATGGATTATGATTTATTTATGCAACAAATTACAACGACAGCACGTGCTGAAATGGAAGCAGCAGGCTACGAGCAGCTGCGTACACCAGAAGAAGTAGAAAATGCGTTTGCTCGCAAAGGTACTACTTTAGTAATGGTCAACTCAGTATGTGGATGTGCTGGAGGTATTGCTCGTCCGGCAGCAACGCATTCGGTTCATTATGATAAACGTCCTGACCATCTTGTAACAGTGTTCGCTGGTCAAGACAAGGAAGCAACGAATGCAGCGCGCTACCTATTTGGTGAAGATCACATACCTTCATCACCATCATTTGTGTTATTAAAAGATGGACAAGTAGTTGCTGAAGTAGGCCGTTATGAAATCGAAGGACATGACCCAATGTCTGTGGTAACAAACTTGCAAGGAAACTTTGAAGAATATTGCGAAGAGCTGTAA
- a CDS encoding LysR substrate-binding domain-containing protein, giving the protein MDIRKIRYFIMVAEELNFSRAAERLRMAQPPLSQEIRKLEEELGVQLFHRTKRMVELTDAGKIFLEGSQQTLFQLERTIEETQLAAEGKIGNLIIGFVDSTEVVIEVLNKFRERFPKIHLILREMTTEQQLKALYEKQIHIGFIRSKQNNEILSSEVCSEETLRLVLHQDHPFASLSEIPLQLLIGEPFILFPRHLGSNFYDLIISYFRDHGVNLNVVQEAVQMHTIVNLVATGMGVSVVPSSVESYKRPGVIYKKIQETTPKVNLYVGWRQDGKSAIVDHFLTVVREVYSVLQLNHQE; this is encoded by the coding sequence ATAGATATTAGGAAAATTCGATATTTCATAATGGTGGCAGAAGAATTGAATTTTAGTCGTGCAGCAGAACGTCTTAGGATGGCACAACCTCCTCTAAGCCAAGAAATCCGTAAATTAGAAGAAGAATTGGGAGTTCAACTTTTTCATCGAACAAAAAGAATGGTTGAACTTACGGATGCTGGGAAGATATTTTTAGAAGGATCGCAACAAACACTGTTTCAATTAGAAAGAACGATAGAAGAAACACAACTTGCAGCTGAAGGAAAAATAGGGAACTTAATAATTGGTTTTGTCGATTCCACAGAAGTCGTTATAGAAGTTCTTAATAAATTTCGAGAACGCTTTCCTAAAATCCATCTTATATTACGAGAAATGACAACGGAGCAGCAACTAAAGGCACTCTATGAGAAACAAATTCACATTGGATTTATTCGTTCTAAGCAGAACAACGAGATACTATCTTCTGAAGTTTGTTCGGAGGAAACTTTAAGATTGGTTTTACATCAAGATCACCCATTCGCATCACTGTCTGAAATTCCACTCCAATTGTTAATTGGTGAACCATTTATTTTGTTTCCGCGTCATTTGGGTTCAAATTTTTATGATTTAATCATTAGCTACTTTAGGGATCATGGTGTAAATTTAAATGTTGTTCAAGAAGCTGTTCAAATGCATACTATTGTTAATTTAGTTGCAACAGGAATGGGAGTTTCTGTCGTTCCATCGTCGGTGGAAAGTTATAAACGTCCTGGAGTTATCTATAAAAAAATCCAAGAGACGACACCAAAAGTAAATTTATATGTTGGATGGAGACAAGATGGAAAATCTGCAATAGTTGATCATTTCTTGACAGTTGTTAGAGAGGTGTATTCGGTTTTACAACTTAATCACCAAGAATAA